One segment of Nothobranchius furzeri strain GRZ-AD chromosome 13, NfurGRZ-RIMD1, whole genome shotgun sequence DNA contains the following:
- the LOC139062408 gene encoding golgin subfamily A member 6-like protein 6 yields the protein MSEEPSNLRLVTEFSLSTVSHSVKQPIQESRMNQYTRIQALNENISREREGFEEIPFHQVISEPSTQSLDTEFMFPSVSDAVKQQIQEARMKDNSIIQGLKFKLTALIQGLEEQMFKLQKDREDFEISKVRSIEEIEGMKYCLLEQRKYFEEERSLSEYEINEIQTFQQHEREMIEHLKYNLAVQSNDLQEEKVSLQEEWHHLEQAKLQMKAVYENLQEENEKLKTHIKDIERAKADADREIENMKIQLEADKTLFEQTKKSSELEFVTMREALDDEKRQLDCEKTEFEKTMTESQQEIRDTIQMLNDEKMDLEIRIGHLHKEKSEFEQKKAEAEREIEDTIQMLGKEKMYIEFSTGRLNEEICELKARYQLVNKQEATLEEERRELQEQTIKQNDEKKKLEETKIKLDQVYDKLLKGKAKLKKNIQKFKTNKAEMQQMMGSLEEQKKVFDETKKSSEQDLINMRKALDDEKLLLEASKENLNMQRTAFEQKKAEAEREIEDTIQMLGKEKMYIEFSTGRLNEEICELKARYQLVNKQEATLEEEKRELQEQTIKQNDEKKKLEETKIKLDQVYDKLLKGKAKLKKNIQKFKTNKAEMQQMMGSLEEQKKVFDETKKSSEQ from the coding sequence ATGTCTGAGGAGCCCAGTAACCTGAGACTTGTGACTGAATTCAGTTTATCCACTGTCAGCCATTCAGTTAAACAGCCAATCCAGGAATCCAGAATGAACCAATACACTAGAATTCAAGCCTTAAACGAGAACATCAGTAGGGAGCGTGAAGGATTTGAGGAAATCCCGTTTCACCAAGTCATATCTGAGCCCAGTACTCAGAGCCTTGACACTGAATTCATGTTTCCCTCTGTCAGTGATGCAGTTAAACAGCAAATCCAAGAAGCCAGGATGAAGGACAATTCTATTATTCAAGGATTAAAGTTTAAACTCACAGCTCTGATTCAAGGGCTTGAAGAACAAATGTTTAAACTTCAAAAAGATCGAGAAGATTTTGAAATCAGCAAAGTTAGATCAATTGAGGAAATAGAGGGTATGAAATATTGTCTACTGGAGCAGAGAAAATACTTTGAAGAGGAAAGATCTCTATCAGAGTACGAGATCAATGAAATTCAGACTTTTCAACAACATGAAAGAGAAATGATTGAACATTTGAAATACAATTTAGCAGTTCAGAGCAACGACCTGCAGGAAGAAAAAGTAAGCTTACAAGAGGAATGGCATCATCTCGAGCAGGCAAAGCTCCAAATGAAAGCGGTTTATGAAAACCTACAGGAGGAAAATGAGAAACTGAAGACACACATAAAGGATATCGAGAGAGCCAAAGCAGACGCTGATAGAGAGATTGAAAACATGAAAATTCAACTCGAAGCAGATAAAACGTTGTTTGAACAGACGAAGAAAAGCTCCGAGCTGGAGTTTGTAACTATGAGAGAAGCTTTGGATGATGAGAAACGTCAGCTTGACTGTGAGAAAACAGAGTTTGAGAAAACAATGACTGAATCACAGCAGGAGATAAGAGACACCATTCAAATGCTGAATGATGAGAAAATGGATCTAGAAATTAGAATTGGACATCTACACAAAGAAAAATCTGAGTTTGAACAGAAAAAGGCTGAAGCTGAACGGGAGATAGAAGACACCATTCAAATGCTGGGTAAGGAGAAAATGTATATAGAATTTAGTACTGGACGTCTAAACGAAGAGATATGCGAGCTGAAAGCCAGATACCAGCTCGTGAACAAGCAGGAGGCTACTCTTGAGGAGGAAAGGCGGGAACTTCAGGAACAAACTATTAAACAAAACGATGAGAAAAAGAAACTAGAGGAAACAAAAATCAAATTGGATCAGGTCTACGACAAACTGCTGAAAGGTAAAGctaaactgaagaaaaacatccaaaagtttAAGACTAACAAAGCAGAAATGCAGCAGATGATGGGAAGTCTAGAAGAACAGAAAAAGGTGTTCGACGAGACAAAGAAAAGCTCTGAGCAGGATTTAATAAATATGAGAAAAGCTCTGGATGATGAGAAACTTCTGCTTGAAGCTAGTAAAGAAAACCTAAATATGCAGAGAACTGCGTTCGAACAGAAAAAGGCTGAAGCTGAACGGGAGATAGAAGACACCATTCAAATGCTGGGTAAGGAGAAAATGTATATAGAATTTAGTACTGGACGTCTAAACGAAGAGATATGCGAGCTGAAAGCCAGATACCAGCTCGTGAACAAGCAGGAGGCTACTCTTGAGGAGGAAAAGCGGGAACTTCAGGAACAAACTATTAAACAAAACGATGAGAAAAAGAAACTAGAGGAAACAAAAATCAAATTGGATCAGGTCTACGACAAACTGCTGAAAGGTAAAGctaaactgaagaaaaacatcCAGAAGTTTAAGACTAACAAAGCAGAAATGCAGCAGATGATGGGAAGTCTAGAAGAACAGAAAAAGGTGTTCGACGAGACAAAGAAAAGCTCTGAGCAGTAG